One Streptomyces sp. CNQ-509 DNA window includes the following coding sequences:
- a CDS encoding SWIM zinc finger family protein has protein sequence MGMEGLSERWSVDQVWGLAPDASSRTAGGKLAAAGPWAESGAAGEAVWGLCRGSGSRPYQTVVDLQGPAYKCSCPSRKFPCKHALGLLLRWAQGDVPETPADAPVPEWAAEWLASRREKAERKAAAAPAAERAPDPAAAAEARRRAEQRRQRIAAGAAELEQRLADLLRDGLATAPRGAAWEETAARMVDAQAPGLAARVRELGTLPASGPGWPARLLAECSLLHLLDQGFLRLDELPEPLAATVRSRVGLTVDAAGLLRGGTLRDDWLVLAQEDADDGKLVTRRIWLRGAGTERMALLLAYGAAGRAPQQSLPTGLVLDAELAYYPGAYPLRAALGTVHAGPRTPAAGGGREVRPVPPGSGVAAVAAAYGAALAADPWLEGIPAVLTDVVPVPEEGDEGWQLAERTGDRALPLHPAAERGPGVWQLLAVSGGGPVTVFGEFGHAGFRPLTTWSAGTAVPLTGAVPAAVDAGVTIAAAKGAGAWR, from the coding sequence GGCGGGCGGCAAGCTCGCCGCGGCCGGGCCGTGGGCGGAGTCGGGGGCCGCGGGCGAGGCGGTGTGGGGGCTGTGCCGCGGGAGCGGGAGCAGGCCGTATCAGACGGTGGTGGATCTGCAGGGCCCGGCGTACAAGTGCAGTTGCCCGAGCCGGAAGTTCCCGTGCAAGCACGCGCTGGGGCTGCTGCTGCGCTGGGCGCAGGGCGACGTGCCCGAGACCCCGGCGGACGCGCCTGTCCCGGAGTGGGCGGCGGAGTGGCTGGCGAGCCGCCGGGAGAAGGCGGAGCGGAAGGCCGCCGCCGCGCCCGCGGCGGAGCGGGCCCCGGATCCGGCGGCGGCGGCCGAGGCCCGGCGGCGGGCGGAGCAGCGGCGGCAGCGGATCGCCGCGGGCGCCGCGGAGCTGGAGCAGCGGCTGGCGGACCTGCTGCGCGACGGGCTGGCGACGGCGCCGCGGGGCGCCGCGTGGGAGGAGACGGCGGCGCGGATGGTCGACGCGCAGGCGCCCGGGCTGGCGGCGCGGGTGCGCGAGTTGGGGACGCTGCCGGCTTCGGGGCCCGGGTGGCCGGCGCGGCTGCTCGCCGAGTGCAGCCTGCTGCATCTGCTGGACCAGGGGTTCCTGCGGCTGGACGAGCTGCCCGAGCCGCTGGCGGCGACGGTGCGGTCGCGGGTGGGCCTGACGGTCGACGCCGCGGGGCTGCTGCGCGGCGGCACGCTGCGGGACGACTGGCTGGTGCTGGCCCAGGAGGACGCCGACGACGGCAAGCTGGTCACCCGCCGCATCTGGCTCAGGGGCGCGGGCACGGAGCGGATGGCTCTGCTGCTGGCGTACGGGGCGGCGGGCCGGGCGCCGCAGCAGTCGCTGCCGACGGGGCTGGTGCTGGACGCGGAGCTGGCCTATTACCCGGGCGCGTATCCGCTGCGCGCGGCGCTCGGCACGGTCCACGCGGGCCCGCGGACCCCGGCGGCGGGGGGCGGCCGGGAGGTGCGGCCCGTGCCGCCCGGGTCGGGGGTGGCGGCCGTGGCCGCGGCGTACGGGGCGGCGCTGGCGGCGGATCCGTGGCTGGAAGGGATACCGGCGGTCCTGACGGACGTGGTTCCGGTGCCGGAAGAGGGGGACGAGGGCTGGCAGTTGGCCGAGCGCACGGGCGACCGCGCGCTGCCGCTCCACCCGGCCGCGGAGCGCGGCCCGGGCGTGTGGCAGCTCCTCGCGGTGTCGGGGGGCGGCCCGGTCACGGTCTTCGGCGAGTTCGGCCACGCCGGCTTCCGTCCGCTGACCACGTGGTCGGCGGGCACGGCGGTCCCGCTGACGGGCGCGGTCCCCGCGGCGGTGGATGCCGGCGTGACGATCGCGGCGGCGAAAGGCGCAGGCGCATGGCGCTGA